A part of Cryptococcus tetragattii IND107 chromosome 3, whole genome shotgun sequence genomic DNA contains:
- a CDS encoding glycine dehydrogenase produces the protein MSVSILRRAARLPVSRQVQPLFARPLSTSSILFRPTFTSPARHSTTATQPHPKSPSESFHPAPTSVFTPLDTFLPRHLGPREADIQAMLEVLGHKTLDEFVATTIPSEVRIDELTNKEEKGKGVRALSELELRRRVEEIASMNKPVKSYIGMGYHNAIVPPVIQRNVFENPSWYTAYTPYSPEQSQGRLESLINFQTVAISLTGLPIANASLLDEATAAAEAMAMCLACVAKPKFNKGKKVFLVSPSVAPQTIEVLQTRASGFDIDLKVAESDAKFLSEVESLGEAQLMGALVQYPNVNGEIGDWEEVATKVKATGAKMVVATDLLALTMIKPPGEWGADIVCGNSQRFGVPAGYGGPHAAFFACTDDLKRRMPGRLVGLSKDSYGAPAYRLALQTREQHIRREKATSNVCTAQALLANMAAMYAVYHGPEGLRRIAGKVHSLTRVLSESLASLGFTTVNKTFFDTLTIDVSSAGVTAADVHAASVKAGINFRKIDDKTIGITLDESVGPLDLTDIVNVFCAVKGQPAIEPEVLDTLSQKLKMSAESVTSPIASLARTTPFLNQPVFNKHHSETDMLRYMMHLQEKDYSLVHGMIPLGSCTMKLNSTSSMVPLSWKEFGGLHPFAPREQAKGYEVIIKELENDLSLVTGYDATSVQPNSGASGEYAGLRVIQAYHESKGEGHRDICLIPLSAHGTNPASAAMVGYKVVPIKALNDGSLDLADLREKAEKHKDKLAAFMVTYPSTFGVFEEGIEEACQIVHDNGGQVYVDGANCNSLIGLTSLGRVGGDVSHTNLHKTFSIPHGGGGPGVGPISCKSHLAPFLPSHPIVPTGGSTPITAVSAAPYGSASINTISWAYIKMLGGQGLTTVSKIALLNANYIAERLKPYYNLRFSNKNGRVAHECLIDLAEFEKSAGLRVPDFSKRLQDYSFHPPTAQWPISTCWLIEPTESESKEEMDRFIEALISIRKEIDEIVSGEQSKDNNVFTNAPHPLSLLTADKWDKPYSREKAVYPVPGLKKSKFWPTVGRLDDAGGDLNLVCECGSVEEYA, from the exons ATGTCCGTGTCTATCCTGCGCAGGGCTGCACGACTGCCTGTCTCAAGGCAGGTCCAGCCTCTCTTTGCCCGCcctctctcaacctcatccatcctcttccgtcccaccttcacctctcCCGCCAGACATTCCACCACGGCTACCCAACCCCACCCTAAGTCACCTTCAGAGTCATTCCACCCTGCCCCTACTTCTGTTTTCACACCACTTGACACTTTCCTCCCTCGTCACCTCGGCCCACGCGAGGCTGACATCCAGGCCATGCTCGAGGTGCTCGGCCACAAGACTCTCGACGAGTTTGTGGCTACCACCATCCCCAGCGAGGTCAGAATCGATGAGCTCACAAacaaagaggagaagggcaagggtgTGAGAGCTTTGAGTGAGTTAGaattgaggaggagagtaGAGGAAATTGCTTCTATGAACAAGCCCGTCAAGAGTTACATTGGTATGGG CTACCATAACGCTATCGTCCCTCCAGTCATCCAGCGTAATGTCTTTGAAAACCCCTCGTGGTACACTGCCTACACCCCATACTCTCCTGAACAATCCCAGGGTCGATTGGAATCCCTTATCAACTTCCAGACTGTGGCCATCTCACTCACTGGCTTGCCCATCGCCAACGCTTCCCTGCTTGATGAAGCTACTGCTGCCGCTGAAGCTATGGCCATGTGCCTTGCTTGTGTCGCCAAGCCCAAGTTTAACAAGGGTAAAAAGGTGTTCCTCGTTTCCCCTAGTGTGGCCCCGCAAACTATCGAAGTTCTCCAGACCCGAGCGAGCGGTTTCGACATTGACCTCAAGGTCGCCGAGAGCGACGCCAAGTTCCTTTCTGAAGTTGAGAGTCTCGGTGAGGCCCAGTTAATGGGTGCTTTGGTGCAGTACCCCAATGTGAACGGTGAGATTGGCGACTGGGAAGAAGTCGCGACCAAGGTCAAGGCCACAGGAGCGAAGATGGTGGTCGCGACTGATCTGCTCGCTTTGACCATGATCAAGCCTCCCGGAGAATGGGGTGCAGACATTGTCTGTGGTAACTCTCAGCGATTCG GTGTTCCTGCCGGTTACGGTGGTCCCCATGCCGCTTTCTTTGCCTGTACGGATGACCtcaagaggaggatgccTGGACGACTTGTTGGTTTAAGTAAGGACTCTTACGGTGCTCCTGCCTACCGACTGGCTTTGCAGA CCCGAGAGCAGCACATTCGACGTGAGAAGGCCACTTCCAACGTGTGCACTGCCCAAGCTCTTCTCGCCAACATGGCCGCCATGTACGCCGTCTACCACGGGCCCGAAGGTCTTCGCCGAATTGCCGGCAAGGTCCACTCCCTCACCCGAGTCCTCTCTGAATCCCTTGCTTCCCTCGGCTTCACCACCGTCAACAAGACCTTCTTTGACACCCTTACCATTGACGTTTCTAGCGCCGGTGTAACCGCTGCCGACGTCCACGCCGCTTCGGTCAAGGCTGGTATCAACTTCCGAAAAATTGACGACAAAACTATCGGTATTACCCTTGACGAAAGTGTCGGTCCTCTTGATTTGACCGATATCGTCAACGTGTTTTGCGCTGTCAAGGGTCAGCCCGCCATTGAGCCCGAGGTTCTTGACACCCTCTCTcaaaagttgaagatgtcTGCCGAGAGCGTCACTTCCCCTATCGCTAGTCTTGCCCGAACCACTCCTTTCCTTAACCAGCCCGTGTTCAACAAGCACCACTCCGAGACCGACATGCTCCGTTACATGATGCACCTCCAGGAGAAGGACTACTCTCTTGTCCACGGTATGATCCCTCTTGGATCTTGCACCATGAAGCTCAACtcgacttcttccatgGTACCCCTCTCTTGGAAAGAGTTCGGCGGTTTGCACCCCTTTGCCCCTCGCGAACAAGCCAAAGGCTACGAGGTGATTATCAAGGAGCTCGAAAACGACTTGTCCCTTGTCACCGGCTATGACGCGACCTCTGTGCAGCCCAACTCTGGTGCTTCAGGCGAGTATGCCGGTCTCCGCGTCATCCAGGCTTATCATGAGTCTAAGGGCGAGGGTCACCGAGACATTTGTctcatccctctttctGCTCACGGTACCAATCCCGCTAGTGCTGCCATGGTCGGGTACAAGGTCGTGCCCATCAAGGCCTTGAATGATGGATCTTTAGACTTGGCTGATttgagggagaaggcggagaAGCACAAGGATAAGCTTGCCGCGTTCATGGTCACCTACCCTTCTACCTTTGGTGTGTTTGAGGAGGGTATCGAGGAAGCTTGTCAAATTGTGCATGACAATGGTGGTCAGGTTTACGTCGATG GCGCAAACTGTAACTCTCTCATTGGTTTGACCTCCCTTGGTCGTGTCGGTGGTGATGTATCCCACACCAACCTCCACAAgaccttctccatccctcacggcggtggtggtccCGGTGTCGGCCCCATCTCTTGTAAATCCCACCTCGcccccttccttccctctcaccCTATCGTCCCCACCGGTGGCTCTACCCCTATCACAGCCGTCTCTGCTGCTCCTTATGGTTCCGCGAGCATCAACACCATTTCCTGGGCTTACATCAAGATGCTCGGTGGTCAAGGTCTCACCACCGTCTCCAAGATTGCGCTCCTCAACGCCAACTATATCGCCGAACGTCTCAAGCCTTACTACAATCTGCGATTCTCAAACAAGAATGGTCGTGTCGCGCACGAATGTTTGATTGATTTGGcagagtttgagaagagtgcCGGTTTGAGGGTGCCCGACTTTTCAAAGAGGTTGCAGGACTACAGTTTCCACCCTCCTACCGCTCAATGGCCCATCTCTACCTGTTGGTTGATTGAGCCTACAGAGTCGGAAtccaaggaggagatggaccG ATTTATCGAAGCCCTCATTTCTATCCGAAAGGAAATTGACGAAATCGTCTCCGGTGAACAATCCAAGGACAACAACGTCTTCACGAAtgctcctcatcctttgAGCCTCTTGACCGCGGACAAGTGGGACAAGCCATACTCTAGGGAGAAGGCCGTCTACCCGGTTCCCggattgaagaagagcaagttCTGGCCGACTGTGGGCAGGCTGGATGATGCTGGTGGAGATCTCAACCTGGTCTGTGAATGTGGCAGTGTGGAGGAGTACGCTTAA